ACAGAGTGGCTGAGTCAGCACCACCCCCATGGCCTTCACCAGTTACAGCTCATCTTCATCCAGCTTGGCAAGTCTGGCTTGGCAGGGGGGGGCGTTTGGAATTGGTGGAACTGGAGGAGAGTCATGAGGAGCTTGGGGGATGTCACTGGAGGCCTGAAGAGAGACTCAAGTCAGAGGACCACAAAAGTTCAGGAATCCACCCTCACTCCTCTCTTGTCAGTGTAAGCCCTAGTCAAGCCACCCCCTCTTGCCAGACATCTTAGATTATCTGAGACCATCAGCTTCTCTCAGGGTTAAACTGGAGTGGGGGAGGGCAAGAGATGGGAAGTAGGAAGGGGCAGACAAAAGGAAGGTGGTGGAAGAAAGGAATGATACAGGGGAAGGAGGTTTGGGGATCCTGGAACAAGAGAGGACCTCCCCATTCTGCCCTTacaaccagggaattccattcctcatacctgTGTGTCCAGGGACAGGGGGACTCTGGCCACCTGCCCTTTGGGAAACAGcagcagggagggaagagagccattgatgggtgtgtgtgtgctgaccTGGGCCTGATCTCCAGGCCGAATTCTCCCGGGGCTCCCCACCCCAGGACCTCCTGGCCGTCCCAGGCTGTTTGTCTGGCTCTCCCGTCTCTGGTACTCAATGGGTGACTGCAGTGCTGGGGCAAACAAAGGGACAGAAGGAGGGTTACAGCAGAGACACGCCCTTTCCCAGGGGCTCTGCTCTCAAGGACTGTCCACCAATGTAAGTCGCTTGAGGCTTTAGGGGATTCTGAGTTACTAAATCTTGAGCTAGTTGTGGAAAAGTGAGGATGAGGGATGGGGAGAagctggggtgagggcagggactggagATTGGGCAGTGAGGGATTCAGGAGATCCAAGGACCAAGGGAGGATGTcggggagggagggtgagagcttcaccattgagaaagtcCCGCTGGCTTTCCAGGATCTGAGCCACTTGCTTGATCCAGGCCTGACTGACCGCAGGGTCTGCAGTTTGCAGGACATAGCGCTGGATCCCACCCTCTGGCCCTCTGGAGGTCAGTGCAAAGCGGCAAGGGTCGCCTTGGAGGTTCCCCTCCAGTCCCAGGCAGCTCACCTGGATTGGCAAATAAGAGGTAGCCCCCCAATTCTTCAGGCCCTCTCTGGTTCCTGTCCCCTCCAACAAATCCAAAGAGGATGTGAGGGGCCACCGTCCTCTCAGAGGCCTCCCCTATCCCAGTCAGACCTCTCCCTTGGGACACCCTCCCCACCTTGATGCTGCTTTTGTACACATATCCAGGCTGCGTTCCACCTCTCACTCCTCCTCCCAGGGCCTCGCTGAAGATGATGATTTGCTCAAAGAGGAAGACACGTCTCTCTCGACCCCGAGAAGACAGCAGCCCCCCAGCCTCGGGCTCTGTGACCCAGAATGTGTCCTGGCCCAAGAGCTTCCCCTGAGCAGTCAATTTGCCCTGAAACCAAAGGAGAGTGGCCTTTGAGAAAAACAATAAGAGAAAAGGGGCAACTCTctgctcctccctccttcccctgacACTCCCAACCAACCATCTCCTGTCAGCCCCAGGAGAGCACAGTTCCCTGTAAGGATCTCCTGAGTGCTCAGCCTGGGGCAGAAGAGCATTGCTCCATCCCTGTACCTCAAACCCCCGCAGTCTCCCCAGGGTCATCATGTCATTACAGCGCTTGGGTACGAAGCACATGACCTCCACAGCTTGCTGGGACACAAGTGAAAAGAAGAGCACTGTCATCATTGGAAAAGAGGTGTCTTCAGACCACGTCTCTATCGCCAACCAGCCTTCCCCTTCACCACccgtggagctggaggaacccaGGAGACTAAGAAGATGAGGTGTGCGTGGTGTGTCCTGTGAGATCTGGGAGTACTCACCTCCAGCTCTTCAGTTTCCATCCCAGCTCTACTATAATACTTGAGAAAATCctaagacacagagaagaaatgCTCAGGGAGGTTATGAGAACATCCTCAAAAGCCCTCACATCCTCCCCTGAGGACACAGGTGAGGGCCGCCCCCGAAGTCTGGGTGGGGAGCCTTAGGAAACCTGGGGAGACGAATGAGGAAAGGGCCATCCCAACCAGCCGTGCCCCCAGGGAACAGGTGGCCCCGACCTTGAGCAGCAGCTGGTATTTCATGATCCTCTGCACTGGTTTGATGAGGAGGTCGTTGAGCTGCAGGCGGTGCCCCAGCTGCTGCCGGAGCTCCTGGGGACAGGGACAGATGGGGTGGTTTTGCAGCCTGGAAAGCCTGCTCATGCTGACGATTCTGTCCCCCTTTCCCCAAGGTATCTCAGCCACTGACCTCAAAATAGCTGTCCCCAAATTCTGATACCACATGCTCTGACTTGGGCTTATTCTGACAGTACACCACATACATATGCAGGCGGCGCTCCTAACAGGAGTAAAATTCAAGAAAGAGTAGAGTGAGCGAGGAGAGAGGGCACATCTCCAGAAAGTCCTGACCCACTCCCAAACCCCTCCCCTCCTGGGCCCCACTCTCTCAAGCCTCACATGTTTGATGAATAGCTGAGCCAGCCAATCAGGATCCTTCAAACACCTCTGTAACTCCTGCAGGAAATAGCTGGAGGAGTAGGGAGGGAAAAGGTTGGTCAAATACCCCTACTCCAAGCAACTCAGAGCTGTCTGCCCTGGTAGTGTTCCCCGCGAAGTCTCT
The Globicephala melas chromosome 10, mGloMel1.2, whole genome shotgun sequence genome window above contains:
- the ARHGEF25 gene encoding rho guanine nucleotide exchange factor 25 isoform X4, with product MRGGQKGGRCACPRVIRKVLAKCVCCFARGGHESYSIAGSEGSISASAASGLAAPSGPSSGLSSGPCSPGPPGPVSGLRRWLDHSKHCLSVETEAEGGQAGPYENWMLEPALATGEELPELTLLTTLLGGPGDKTQPPEEETLSQVPESEEDQKKALERSMYVLTELVETEKTYVDDLGQIVEGYMATMAAQGVPENLRGRDRIVFGNIQQIYEWHRDYFLQELQRCLKDPDWLAQLFIKHERRLHMYVVYCQNKPKSEHVVSEFGDSYFEELRQQLGHRLQLNDLLIKPVQRIMKYQLLLKDFLKYYSRAGMETEELEQAVEVMCFVPKRCNDMMTLGRLRGFEGKLTAQGKLLGQDTFWVTEPEAGGLLSSRGRERRVFLFEQIIIFSEALGGGVRGGTQPGYVYKSSIKVSCLGLEGNLQGDPCRFALTSRGPEGGIQRYVLQTADPAVSQAWIKQVAQILESQRDFLNALQSPIEYQRRESQTNSLGRPGGPGVGSPGRIRPGDQAQVSTHTPINGSLPSLLLFPKGQVARVPLSLDTQASSDIPQAPHDSPPVPPIPNAPPCQARLAKLDEDEL
- the ARHGEF25 gene encoding rho guanine nucleotide exchange factor 25 isoform X2 → MKPPERPAPGRTDRILGVMGGMLRACALPGQEGPPKRSPLGLGGTEPESNCTEGNQRGEREREVPAWAPLPESYSIAGSEGSISASAASGLAAPSGPSSGLSSGPCSPGPPGPVSGLRRWLDHSKHCLSVETEAEGGQAGPYENWMLEPALATGEELPELTLLTTLLGGPGDKTQPPEEETLSQVPESEEDQKKALERSMYVLTELVETEKTYVDDLGQIVEGYMATMAAQGVPENLRGRDRIVFGNIQQIYEWHRDYFLQELQRCLKDPDWLAQLFIKHERRLHMYVVYCQNKPKSEHVVSEFGDSYFEELRQQLGHRLQLNDLLIKPVQRIMKYQLLLKDFLKYYSRAGMETEELEQAVEVMCFVPKRCNDMMTLGRLRGFEGKLTAQGKLLGQDTFWVTEPEAGGLLSSRGRERRVFLFEQIIIFSEALGGGVRGGTQPGYVYKSSIKVSCLGLEGNLQGDPCRFALTSRGPEGGIQRYVLQTADPAVSQAWIKQVAQILESQRDFLNALQSPIEYQRRESQTNSLGRPGGPGVGSPGRIRPGDQAQVSTHTPINGSLPSLLLFPKGQVARVPLSLDTQASSDIPQAPHDSPPVPPIPNAPPCQARLAKLDEDEL
- the ARHGEF25 gene encoding rho guanine nucleotide exchange factor 25 isoform X1, which produces MKPPERPAPGRTDRILGVMGGMLRACALPGQEGPPKRSPLGLGGTEPESNCTEGNQRGEREREVPAWAPLPESYSIAGSEGSISASAASGLAAPSGPSSGLSSGPCSPGPPGPVSGLRRWLDHSKHCLSVETEAEGGQAGPYENWMLEPALATGEELPELTLLTTLLGGPGDKTQPPEEETLSQVPESEEDQKKALERSMYVLTELVETEKTYVDDLGQIVEGYMATMAAQGVPENLRGRDRIVFGNIQQIYEWHRDYFLQELQRCLKDPDWLAQLFIKHERRLHMYVVYCQNKPKSEHVVSEFGDSYFEELRQQLGHRLQLNDLLIKPVQRIMKYQLLLKDFLKYYSRAGMETEELEQAVEVMCFVPKRCNDMMTLGRLRGFEVQGWSNALLPQAEHSGDPYRELCSPGADRRWLVGSVRGRREEQRVAPFLLLFFSKATLLWFQGKLTAQGKLLGQDTFWVTEPEAGGLLSSRGRERRVFLFEQIIIFSEALGGGVRGGTQPGYVYKSSIKVSCLGLEGNLQGDPCRFALTSRGPEGGIQRYVLQTADPAVSQAWIKQVAQILESQRDFLNALQSPIEYQRRESQTNSLGRPGGPGVGSPGRIRPGDQAQVSTHTPINGSLPSLLLFPKGQVARVPLSLDTQASSDIPQAPHDSPPVPPIPNAPPCQARLAKLDEDEL
- the ARHGEF25 gene encoding rho guanine nucleotide exchange factor 25 isoform X3, which produces MKPPERPAPGRTDRILGVMGGMLRACALPGQEGPPKRSPLGLGGTEPESNCTEGNQRGEREREVPAWAPLPESYSIAGSEGSISASAASGLAAPSGPSSGLSSGPCSPGPPGPVSGLRRWLDHSKHCLSVETEAEGGQAGPYENWMLEPALATGEELPELTLLTTLLGGPGDKTQPPEEETLSQVPESEEDQKKALERSMYVLTELVETEKTYVDDLGQIVEGYMATMAAQGVPENLRGRDRIVFGNIQQIYEWHRDYFLQELQRCLKDPDWLAQLFIKHERRLHMYVVYCQNKPKSEHVVSEFGDSYFEELRQQLGHRLQLNDLLIKPVQRIMKYQLLLKDFLKYYSRAGMETEELEQAVEVMCFVPKRCNDMMTLGRLRGFEGKLTAQGKLLGQDTFWVTEPEAGGLLSSRGRERRVFLFEQIIIFSEALGGGVRGGTQPGYVYKSSIKVSCLGLEGNLQGDPCRFALTSRGPEGGIQRYVLQTADPAVSQAWIKQVAQILESQRDFLNALQSPIEYQRRESQTNSLGRPGGPGVGSPGRIRPGDQAQASSDIPQAPHDSPPVPPIPNAPPCQARLAKLDEDEL